A part of Rhinolophus ferrumequinum isolate MPI-CBG mRhiFer1 chromosome 11, mRhiFer1_v1.p, whole genome shotgun sequence genomic DNA contains:
- the FREY1 gene encoding protein Frey, with the protein MVLTMLGYRRPGLSLFLLYLVLAAALLHPQPLRPRRSIPEEFSAPLELSQPLSGLVDDYGVRPKHPWPRGPRPLLSQAQQRKRDGPDMAEYYDDAHL; encoded by the exons ATGGTTCTCACCATGCTGGGGTACCGCAGGCCGGGGCTGAGCCTCTTCCTCCTCTACCTCGTCCTGGCAGCTgcactcctccacccccagccactgAG GCCTCGGCGATCTATTCCTGAGGAATTTTCTGCTCCCCTGGAACTCTCACAGCCACTGTCCGGCCTGGTGGATG ACTATGGAGTCCGACCCAAGCACCCCTGGCCACGAGGGCCTCGACCCCTCCTCTCCCAGGCCCAGCAGCGCAAACGGGACGGGCCAGACATGGCTGAGTATTACGATGACGCACACCTGTGA
- the MAPK8IP1 gene encoding C-Jun-amino-terminal kinase-interacting protein 1 isoform X1 has translation MAERESGGLGGGAASPPAASPFLGLHIASPPNFRLTHDISLEEFEDEDLSEITDECGISLQCKDSLSLRPPRAGLLSAGGGGGAGSRLQAEMLQMDLIDATGDTPGAEDDEEEDEEERAARRPGAGRPEAEPRQEPAPRGQGQGQGGGDTYRPKRPTTLNLFPQVPRSQDTLNNNSLGKKHSWQDRVSRSSSPLKTGEQTPPHEHICLSDELPPQSSPAPTKDRGTSTDSPCRRSAATQMAPPNGPPAAPPGGRGHSHRDRIHYQADVRLEATEEIYLTPVQRPPDPAELTSAFLPPAESRMSVSSDPDPATYPSTAGRPHPSISEEDEGFDCLSSPERLEPPGGGWRGSLGEPPPPPRASLSSDTSALSYDSVKYTLVVDEHAQLELVSLRPCFGDYSDESDSATVYDNCASASSPYESAIGEEYEEAPRPRPSACLSEDSTPDEPDVHFSKKFLNVFMSGHSRSSSAESFGLFSCVINGEEQEQTHRAIFRFVPRHEDELELEVDDPLLVELQAEDYWYEAYNMRTGARGIFPAYYAIEVTKEPEQMAGLTRNSDWVDQFRVKFLGSVQVPYHKGNDVLCAAMQKIATTRRLTVHFNPPSSCVLEISVRGVKIGVKADDSQEAKGNKCSHFFQLKNVSFCGYHPKNNKYFGFITKHPADHRFACHVFVSEESTKALAESVGRAFQQFYKQFVEYTCPTEDIYLE, from the exons ATGGCGGAGCGAGAGAGCGGCGGCCTGGGCGGGGGGGCCGCGTCCCCGCCTGCCGCCTCCCCGTTCCTGGGGCTGCACATAGCGTCGCCGCCCAATTTCAG GCTCACCCATGACATCAGTCTGGAGGAATTTGAGGATGAAGACCTTTCAGAGATCACCGATGAGTGTGGCATCAGCCTGCAGTGCAAAGACAGCCTGTCCTTACGG CCCCCACGCGCAGGGCTGCTGTCAGCGGGAGGTGGCGGCGGCGCGGGGAGCAGGCTGCAGGCGGAGATGCTGCAGATGGACCTGATCGACGCGACGGGGGACACTCCCGGCGCCGAGGACGacgaggaggaggacgaggaggagcgCGCGGCGCGGCGGCCGGGAGCGGGACGGCCGGAGGCCGAGCCCCGCCAGGAGCCGGCGCCCCgcggccagggccagggccagggcggCGGGGACACGTACCGGCCCAAGCGGCCCACCACGCTCAATCTCTTCCCGCAGGTGCCGCGGTCTCAG GACACACTGAATAATAATTCTCTGGGCAAGAAGCACAGTTGGCAGGATCGGGTGTCTCGATCATCCTCACCCCTGAAGACAG GGGAGCAGACACCTCCGCATGAACACATCTGCCTGAGTGATGAGCTGCCACCCCAGAGCAGCCCCGCACCCACCAAGGACCGAGGCACCTCCACCGACAGCCCTTGCCGTCGCAGCGCTGCCACCCAGATGGCGCCTCCCAATGGCCCTCCTGCCGCCCCACCTGGTGGCCGGGGCCACTCACATCGAGACCGTATCCACTACCAGGCAGACGTGCGACTAGAGGCCACCGAGGAGATATACCTGACCCCAGTGCAGAGGCCCCCAGACCCTGCAGAGCTCACCTCCGCCTTTTTACCGCCAGCTGAGAGCCGGATGTCAGTCAGCTCCGATCCAGACCCTGCCACCTACCCCTCCACTGCAGGGCGGCCACATCCCTCCATCAGTGAGGAAGACGAGGGCTTCGACTGCTTGTCATCCCCGGAGCGGCTTGAGCCACCAGGTGGAGGGTGGCGGGGCAGCCTGGGggagccgccgccgcctccaCGGGCCTCGCTGAGCTCGGACACCAGTGCGCTGTCCTACGACTCGGTCAAGTACACGCTGGTGGTGGATGAGCACGCACAGCTGGAGCTGGTGAGCCTGCGGCCATGTTTCGGAGACTACAGCGACGAGAGCGACTCGGCCACTGTGTATGACAACTGCGCCTCTGCCTCCTCGCCCTATGAGTCGGCCATTGGGGAGGAGTATGAGGAGGCCCCCCGGCCGCGGCCTTCCGCCTGCCTCTCCGAGGACTCGACACCCGACGAACCCGACGTCCACTTCTCCAAGAAGTTCCTGAACGTCTTCATGAGTGGCCACTCTCGCTCCTCCA GTGCAGAATCCTTTGGGCTGTTCTCCTGTGTCATCAAtggggaggagcaggagcagaCCCACCGGGCCATATTCAG GTTTGTGCCTCGACATGAAGACGAACTTGAGCTGGAAGTGGACGACCCTCTACTGGTGGAGCTGCAGGCTGAGGACTATTGGTATGAGGCCTACAACATGCGCACGGGAGCCCGGGGCATCTTCCCTGCCTACTACGCCATCGAGGTCACCAAGGAGCCTGAACAGATGGCAG GCCTGACCAGAAACAGCGACTGGGTGGACCAGTTCCGGGTGAAGTTCCTGGGCTCGGTCCAGGTTCCCTACCACAAGGGCAATGATGTCCTCTGTGCCGCTATGCAGAAG ATTGCCACCACCCGCCGGCTCACCGTGCACTTTAACCCGCCCTCCAGCTGCGTCCTCGAGATCAGCGTCAGAGGGGTGAAGATAGGCGTCAAGGCCGATGACTCCCAGGAGGCCAAG GGGAATAAATGTAGCCACTTTTTCCAGTTAAAAAACGTCTCTTTCTGTGGATACCATCCAAAGAACAACAA GTACTTTGGGTTCATCACCAAGCACCCCGCCGACCACCGGTTTGCCTGCCACGTCTTTGTGTCTGAAGAATCCACGAAAGCCCTGGCGGAATCCGTGGG GAGAGCCTTTCAGCAGTTCTACAAGCAGTTTGTGGAGTACACCTGCCCCACAGAAGACATCTACCTGGAGTAG
- the MAPK8IP1 gene encoding C-Jun-amino-terminal kinase-interacting protein 1 isoform X2, with protein sequence MKLVLKMDSSPDNDSWLEDQWERWLTHDISLEEFEDEDLSEITDECGISLQCKDSLSLRPPRAGLLSAGGGGGAGSRLQAEMLQMDLIDATGDTPGAEDDEEEDEEERAARRPGAGRPEAEPRQEPAPRGQGQGQGGGDTYRPKRPTTLNLFPQVPRSQDTLNNNSLGKKHSWQDRVSRSSSPLKTGEQTPPHEHICLSDELPPQSSPAPTKDRGTSTDSPCRRSAATQMAPPNGPPAAPPGGRGHSHRDRIHYQADVRLEATEEIYLTPVQRPPDPAELTSAFLPPAESRMSVSSDPDPATYPSTAGRPHPSISEEDEGFDCLSSPERLEPPGGGWRGSLGEPPPPPRASLSSDTSALSYDSVKYTLVVDEHAQLELVSLRPCFGDYSDESDSATVYDNCASASSPYESAIGEEYEEAPRPRPSACLSEDSTPDEPDVHFSKKFLNVFMSGHSRSSSAESFGLFSCVINGEEQEQTHRAIFRFVPRHEDELELEVDDPLLVELQAEDYWYEAYNMRTGARGIFPAYYAIEVTKEPEQMAGLTRNSDWVDQFRVKFLGSVQVPYHKGNDVLCAAMQKIATTRRLTVHFNPPSSCVLEISVRGVKIGVKADDSQEAKGNKCSHFFQLKNVSFCGYHPKNNKYFGFITKHPADHRFACHVFVSEESTKALAESVGRAFQQFYKQFVEYTCPTEDIYLE encoded by the exons ATGAAGCTCGTGCTGAAGATGGATTCGAGCCCAGACAATGACAGCTGGTTGGAAGATCAGTGGGAGCGCTG GCTCACCCATGACATCAGTCTGGAGGAATTTGAGGATGAAGACCTTTCAGAGATCACCGATGAGTGTGGCATCAGCCTGCAGTGCAAAGACAGCCTGTCCTTACGG CCCCCACGCGCAGGGCTGCTGTCAGCGGGAGGTGGCGGCGGCGCGGGGAGCAGGCTGCAGGCGGAGATGCTGCAGATGGACCTGATCGACGCGACGGGGGACACTCCCGGCGCCGAGGACGacgaggaggaggacgaggaggagcgCGCGGCGCGGCGGCCGGGAGCGGGACGGCCGGAGGCCGAGCCCCGCCAGGAGCCGGCGCCCCgcggccagggccagggccagggcggCGGGGACACGTACCGGCCCAAGCGGCCCACCACGCTCAATCTCTTCCCGCAGGTGCCGCGGTCTCAG GACACACTGAATAATAATTCTCTGGGCAAGAAGCACAGTTGGCAGGATCGGGTGTCTCGATCATCCTCACCCCTGAAGACAG GGGAGCAGACACCTCCGCATGAACACATCTGCCTGAGTGATGAGCTGCCACCCCAGAGCAGCCCCGCACCCACCAAGGACCGAGGCACCTCCACCGACAGCCCTTGCCGTCGCAGCGCTGCCACCCAGATGGCGCCTCCCAATGGCCCTCCTGCCGCCCCACCTGGTGGCCGGGGCCACTCACATCGAGACCGTATCCACTACCAGGCAGACGTGCGACTAGAGGCCACCGAGGAGATATACCTGACCCCAGTGCAGAGGCCCCCAGACCCTGCAGAGCTCACCTCCGCCTTTTTACCGCCAGCTGAGAGCCGGATGTCAGTCAGCTCCGATCCAGACCCTGCCACCTACCCCTCCACTGCAGGGCGGCCACATCCCTCCATCAGTGAGGAAGACGAGGGCTTCGACTGCTTGTCATCCCCGGAGCGGCTTGAGCCACCAGGTGGAGGGTGGCGGGGCAGCCTGGGggagccgccgccgcctccaCGGGCCTCGCTGAGCTCGGACACCAGTGCGCTGTCCTACGACTCGGTCAAGTACACGCTGGTGGTGGATGAGCACGCACAGCTGGAGCTGGTGAGCCTGCGGCCATGTTTCGGAGACTACAGCGACGAGAGCGACTCGGCCACTGTGTATGACAACTGCGCCTCTGCCTCCTCGCCCTATGAGTCGGCCATTGGGGAGGAGTATGAGGAGGCCCCCCGGCCGCGGCCTTCCGCCTGCCTCTCCGAGGACTCGACACCCGACGAACCCGACGTCCACTTCTCCAAGAAGTTCCTGAACGTCTTCATGAGTGGCCACTCTCGCTCCTCCA GTGCAGAATCCTTTGGGCTGTTCTCCTGTGTCATCAAtggggaggagcaggagcagaCCCACCGGGCCATATTCAG GTTTGTGCCTCGACATGAAGACGAACTTGAGCTGGAAGTGGACGACCCTCTACTGGTGGAGCTGCAGGCTGAGGACTATTGGTATGAGGCCTACAACATGCGCACGGGAGCCCGGGGCATCTTCCCTGCCTACTACGCCATCGAGGTCACCAAGGAGCCTGAACAGATGGCAG GCCTGACCAGAAACAGCGACTGGGTGGACCAGTTCCGGGTGAAGTTCCTGGGCTCGGTCCAGGTTCCCTACCACAAGGGCAATGATGTCCTCTGTGCCGCTATGCAGAAG ATTGCCACCACCCGCCGGCTCACCGTGCACTTTAACCCGCCCTCCAGCTGCGTCCTCGAGATCAGCGTCAGAGGGGTGAAGATAGGCGTCAAGGCCGATGACTCCCAGGAGGCCAAG GGGAATAAATGTAGCCACTTTTTCCAGTTAAAAAACGTCTCTTTCTGTGGATACCATCCAAAGAACAACAA GTACTTTGGGTTCATCACCAAGCACCCCGCCGACCACCGGTTTGCCTGCCACGTCTTTGTGTCTGAAGAATCCACGAAAGCCCTGGCGGAATCCGTGGG GAGAGCCTTTCAGCAGTTCTACAAGCAGTTTGTGGAGTACACCTGCCCCACAGAAGACATCTACCTGGAGTAG